A genomic window from Candidatus Kouleothrix ribensis includes:
- a CDS encoding DUF790 family protein: MSFSTSDFKKTTRKLGGERAIYPYQIRDERYSASIGYAIAYYERMVGRRRAEFEAETLLEFFGDARLARGLVACLARTYAWRAQTLAEALGDAPARALRRAGISAPADLRTRLYGLANGRYGGVILPGERAEALELLCDTINAEAAERQLTPAQLERALTLDADDQHILFKHGPAPEPPDLVALYNYHSIETVICHAELLRLQLRGQVWNIIRSAHNLARRYRLRYEVSAAPRSLFDERIELSMYGGRDALGSWTRTGRRLARALLRLLAAHPDSLAGGVASVQLRGQKLAFTLDDRTLKILGVAAGQQAGLAEPWDEDLADAFQKAWGRALIGGRTAGWRLRRDPEPLIGQGAVVVPDFALLRGRERLALCLAPGKATAAALMRDFAALGGRPRALSVVPAHVAEGLRSCVVPLATYEQQPAEAIGALVALLERKYPRRRPEDTLTPWQRLERLVADEGFVDEQAVAALMGCSAEEAVRVVQRWGGPTLHVLPGLGVCAPEALGEIKSLIEEGTLQRAA; encoded by the coding sequence ATGTCCTTCTCTACGAGCGATTTCAAGAAGACCACGCGCAAGCTGGGTGGCGAGCGGGCGATCTACCCATACCAGATCCGCGACGAGCGCTACAGCGCCTCGATCGGCTACGCAATTGCCTATTACGAGCGCATGGTTGGCCGGCGGCGGGCCGAGTTCGAGGCCGAGACGCTGCTAGAGTTCTTTGGCGACGCACGCCTGGCGCGTGGGCTGGTGGCATGCCTGGCGCGCACCTATGCCTGGCGCGCGCAAACGCTGGCCGAGGCGCTGGGCGATGCGCCGGCACGGGCGCTACGGCGCGCCGGCATCAGCGCGCCGGCCGATCTCCGCACGCGGCTGTATGGGCTGGCGAACGGCCGCTACGGCGGCGTGATCCTGCCGGGCGAGCGCGCCGAGGCGCTCGAGCTGCTGTGCGACACGATCAATGCCGAGGCTGCCGAACGGCAGCTGACGCCGGCGCAGCTTGAGCGCGCGCTGACGCTCGACGCCGACGACCAGCACATCCTGTTCAAGCACGGCCCGGCGCCCGAGCCGCCTGATCTGGTGGCGCTGTACAACTACCACTCGATCGAGACCGTGATCTGCCACGCCGAGCTGCTGCGCCTACAGCTGCGCGGGCAGGTGTGGAACATCATCCGCAGCGCCCACAACCTGGCGCGGCGCTACCGGCTGCGCTACGAGGTCAGCGCTGCGCCGCGCTCGCTGTTCGATGAGCGGATCGAGCTGAGCATGTATGGCGGGCGCGATGCATTGGGCAGCTGGACGCGCACCGGCCGGCGGCTGGCACGCGCATTGCTGCGGCTGCTGGCAGCCCACCCCGACAGCCTGGCCGGCGGCGTGGCCAGCGTGCAGCTGCGCGGGCAGAAGCTGGCTTTCACGCTTGACGACCGTACCCTGAAGATTCTGGGTGTCGCCGCCGGGCAGCAGGCCGGCCTGGCCGAGCCGTGGGATGAAGATCTGGCCGATGCATTCCAGAAGGCCTGGGGCCGCGCGCTGATCGGCGGGCGCACGGCAGGCTGGCGGTTGCGGCGCGACCCCGAGCCGCTGATCGGCCAGGGCGCGGTGGTGGTGCCCGACTTCGCGCTGCTGCGCGGGCGCGAGCGGCTGGCGCTATGCCTGGCCCCCGGCAAGGCCACCGCCGCCGCGCTGATGCGTGATTTTGCGGCGCTGGGCGGGCGCCCGCGTGCGCTGAGCGTGGTGCCGGCCCACGTGGCCGAGGGGCTGCGCAGCTGCGTGGTGCCGCTGGCCACCTACGAGCAGCAGCCGGCCGAGGCGATCGGCGCGCTGGTGGCACTGCTCGAGCGCAAGTACCCGCGCCGCCGGCCCGAAGACACACTGACGCCCTGGCAACGCCTCGAGCGCCTGGTTGCCGACGAGGGCTTTGTCGATGAGCAGGCCGTGGCCGCGCTGATGGGCTGCTCGGCCGAAGAGGCTGTGCGGGTGGTGCAGCGCTGGGGTGGGCCAACCCTGCACGTGCTGCCTGGCCTGGGCGTATGCGCGCCCGAGGCGCTCGGCGAAATCAAGAGCCTGATCGAAGAGGGCACGCTGCAGCGCGCGGCGTAG